From the Euphorbia lathyris chromosome 6, ddEupLath1.1, whole genome shotgun sequence genome, one window contains:
- the LOC136233968 gene encoding NAC transcription factor 56-like produces MNMPSLIFPPGFRFHPTDEELINHYLKKKISSPLNPETSIIANINIYKFNPWELPDKAFFGESEWFFFSPRDRKYPNGARPNRTAASGYWKATGTDKPILASSGSQCLGVKKALVFYKGRAPKGIKTNWMMLEYRLLNPHQLHKPRGSMRVSLVWCFFKNTKLGLLGLIQVNRP; encoded by the exons ATGAATATGCCCAGCCTCATCTTCCCACCAGGGTTCCGGTTTCATCCTACAGATGAGGAACTCATCAACCATTATCTGAAAAAGAAAATCTCATCTCCTTTGAATCCAGAAACATCTATAATAGCAAACATCAATATCTACAAGTTCAATCCATGGGAACTTCCTG ACAAGGCCTTCTTTGGGGAGAGTGAGTGGTTTTTCTTCAGCCCAAGAGACAGGAAATATCCAAACGGTGCTCGCCCAAACAGAACTGCTGCTTCTGGCTACTGGAAAGCTACAGGAACTGATAAACCGATACTGGCGTCCAGTGGATCACAGTGCCTTGGGGTGAAGAAGGCTCTTGTGTTTTACAAAGGCCGAGCTCCAAAAGGAATAAAAACAAATTGGATGATGCTCGAATACAGGCTTCTCAATCCCCATCAGCTGCACAAACCTAGGGGATCAATGAGAGTAAGTCTTGTTTGgtgttttttcaaaaataccaaactAGGATTACTGGGCCTAATACAAGTAAACAGGCCCTAA
- the LOC136232238 gene encoding uncharacterized protein: protein MMSKFFGRGREADGDSSPQSSQSQSPPISQSPVTGPARPIRLVYCDEKGKFRMDPEAVAALQLVKGPIGVVSVCGRARQGKSFILNQLLGRSSGFQVASTHRPCTKGLWLWSAPIKRTSLDGTEYNLLLLDSEGIDAYDQTGTYSTQIFSLAVLLSSMFIYNQMGGIDEAALDRLSLVTQMTKHIRVRASGGKSTASELGQFSPIFVWLLRDFYLDLVEDNKRITPRDYLEIALKPVQGSVKDIAAKNEIRDSIRALFPDRECFTLVRPLNNENDLHRMDQIAMDKLRPEFRDGLNALTKFVFERTRPKQHGATIMTGPILVGITESYLEALNNGAVPTISSSWQSVEEAECRKAYDTATDIYMSAFDRSKPPEEVFLREAHEAAVQKSLAAFNANAVGIGSVRKKYEGLLQKFFRKAFEDYKRNAFMEADMRCSSAIQNMEKRLRSACHASDVNVDKVVKVLEGLLSDYETSCHGPGKWQKLANFLLQSLEGPICDLAKRLNDQLGSEKTALMLKCRSIEDKMALLNKQLEASEKHKSEYMKRYDEAINEKKKLADDYMRRITDLQSSRSSLDERCSSLVKALESAKQGSSEWKRKYDQVLSKLKADEDQTSSEIAILKSRSSAAEARLAAAHEQTRSAQEEAEEWKRKYDITVRETKAALEKAAIVQERSGKETQLREDALREEFSSRLAEKDEEIKVKIGKLEFAEQRLTTINLELKAAESKLKSYDSEISRLKLEMKELGEKLESANARAQSYEKEARILEQEKIHLEQKYRTEFERFAEVQDRCSRAEKESKRATELADKARADAVSAQKEKNELQKMAMERLAQIERAQRHIENLERERADFADEVDRIRVSEMEALSKVALLESRVEEREKEIELLLKSNNEDRATNVKALQQLLEDERKAHSIANKRAEDFSLQLEEARAKLDSLQQQLTSVRLNESALDSRLKTVSHGKRVRADDVEMGVGSVQEMGTNDRSIRHSKKSRSTTSPFKHTHPEDGGSVFKGDEDNQSQQSDQEDYTKFTVQKLKQELTKHNFGAELLQLKNPNKKDILALYEKCVIQKS, encoded by the exons ATGATGTCAAAATTCTTTGGTAGAGGGAGAGAAGCAGACGGGGATTCCTCGCCGCAATCCTCCCAATCTCAATCACCGCCAATTTCGCAGTCTCCAGTTACTGGACCGGCTAGGCCGATCAGGCTCGTGTATTGCGATGAGAAGGGGAAGTTTCGGATGGATCCAGAAGCAGTCGCCGCGCTACAACTTGTTAAGGGACCGATTGGCGTTGTTTCGGTTTGTGGTCGTGCTCGTCAGGGCAAAAGCTTCATTTTGAATCAG CTTCTAGGGAGGAGTAGTGGATTTCAGGTGGCATCAACACATCGGCCTTGTACTAAAGGTCTTTGGTTGTGGAGTGCACCAATAAAGAGAACTTCTCTTGATGGGACCGAGTACAATCTTTTACTATTAGACAGTGAAGGAATAGATGCCTATGACCAAACA GGGACGTACAGCACTCAGATATTCTCCTTAGCTGTTCTTTTATCTAGTATGTTCATTTACAATCAG ATGGGTGGTATAGATGAAGCTGCACTTGATCGTCTTTCTCTTGTCACTCAAATGACAAAGCATATTCGAGTAAGAGCTTCTGGAGGAAAAAGTACAGCTTCTGAGCTTGGTCAATTCTCGCCAATATTTGTTTGGCTTCTAAGG GACTTCTATCTAGATTTAGTGGAGGATAATAAGAGAATAACTCCTCGTGACTATCTTGAGATTGCTTTAAAACCAGTTCAGGGCAGCGTAAAAGATATAGCTGCCaaaaatgag ATTCGGGATTCCATTCGAGCTCTTTTTCCAGATAGAGAATGCTTCACTCTTGTAAGGCCTTTGAACAATGAAAAcgatcttcatagaatggatcaAATAGCG ATGGACAAGCTAAGACCTGAGTTTCGGGATGGATTGAATGCATTGACAAAGTTTGTATTTGAGAGAACTAGGCCCAAGCAACATGGGGCCACGATAATGACCGGCCCAATTCTTGTTGGTATCACTGAATCTTATTTGGAGGCTCTTAATAATGGTGCTGTGCCTACAATATCCTCCTCATGGCAG AGTGTTGAAGAAGCTGAGTGTCGAAAAGCATATGATACTGCCACTGATATCTATATGTCTGCTTTTGACCGTTCAAAACCGCCAGAGGAA GTTTTCCTGAGGGAAGCGCATGAAGCAGCAGTACAAAAATCACTGGCTGCATTTAATGCAAATGCTGTAGGTATTGGTTCAGTAAGGAAGAAATACGAAGGACTGCTTCAGAAATTCTTCAGAAAAGCATTTGAG GATTACAAGAGGAATGCTTTTATGGAGGCAGACATGAGATGTTCAAGTGCTATACAAAACATGGAAAAGAGGTTAAGATCAGCTTGTCATGCTTCAGATGTAAATGTTGATAAAGTAGTGAAG GTTCTTGAAGGTCTTCTATCCGACTATGAAACATCGTGCCATGGCCCAGGGAAATGGCAGAAATTAGCCAATTTCCTACTGCAAAG TTTGGAAGGCCCAATATGTGACCTTGCTAAGAGGCTTAATGATCAACTTGGATCTGAGAAGACTGCCCTCATGTTAAAGTGTCGCTCTATTGAGGATAAGATGGCATTACTTAACAAACAACTGGAAGCTAGTGAGAAGCATAAGTCTGAGTATATGAAACGGTATGATGAAGCAATCAATGAGAAGAAGAAGCTTGCTGATGATTATATGAGGCGCATAACTGATCTGCAGAGTAGTCGTAGTTCACTGGACGAGAGATGCTCAAGCTTAGTGAAAGCTTTGGAGTCTGCCAAGCAAGGATCATCAGAGTGGAAGAGAAAGTATGATCAGGTCTTGTCAAAACTGAAAGCTGATGAAGACCAGACTAGTTCAGAAATTGCTATTCTCAAGTCCCGAAGCAGTGCTGCTGAAGCAAGACTAGCTGCTGCTCATGAACAAACTAGGTCAGCTCAAGAAGAGGCTGAAGAATGGAAGCGAAAATATGACATTACAGTGAGAGAAACAAAAGCTGCTTTGGAGAAGGCAGCAATTGTGCAAGAACGGTCAGGCAAAGAAACACAATTGAGGGAAGATGCTCTGCGGGAAGAATTTTCTAGCCGGTTGGCTGAAAAG GACGAAGAAATAAAGGTGAAAATTGGGAAGCTGGAATTCGCTGAACAGCGTTTGACAACTATAAACTTGGAGTTAAAG GCTGCTGAGTCAAAATTGAAGAGTTATGATTCTGAAATATCAAGGTTAAAGCTTGAAATGAAGGAGCTGGGTGAGAAATTGGAATCTGCAAATGCTAGGGCTCAATCTTATGAGAAAGAAGCTAGGATATTGGAGCAGGAGAAAATCCATCTGGAGCAGAAGTACCGCACTGAGTTTGAGAGGTTTGCTGAAGTTCAGGATAGGTGTAGTCGCGCTGAAAAAGAATCCAAGAGGGCCACAGAATTGGCTGATAAAGCACGTGCTGATGCAGTGTCTGCTCAAAAGGAGAAGAATGAACTCCAGAAAATGGCTATGGAGAGGTTAGCACAAATTGAGAGGGCTCAGAGGCATATTGAAAATTTGGAAAGAGAGAGAGCTGACTTTGCAGATGAAGTTGATCGAATACGTGTATCAGAGATGGAAGCTCTCTCGAAGGTAGCATTGTTAGAGTCGAGAGTTGAAGAAAgggagaaagaaatagagttgctgTTGAAATCAAATAATGAGGACAGGGCTACTAATGTTAAAGCCCTTCAGCAACTTTTGGAAGATGAACGAAAAGCCCATAGTATCGCGAACAAACGGGCAGAGGACTTCTCGCTTCAGCTGGAAGAAGCACGGGCGAAACTCGATTCACTCCAACAACAGTTGACATCAGTCCGGTTGAATGAGTCAGCATTGGACAGCAGGCTCAAGACAGTCTCCCATGGAAAACGTGTAAGGGCCGATGATGTTGAGATGGGTGTAGGATCTGTTCAAGAAATGGGCACAAATGACAGAAGTATCAGACATAGTAAGAAATCAAGGAGCACAACAAGCCCTTTTAAGCACACACATCCAGAAGACGGTGGTTCGGTGTTTAAGGGTGATGAGGATAACCAGAGTCAGCAAAGTGATCAGGAAGATTATACAAAGTTCACAGTTCAAAAACTGAAGCAGGAACTGACAAAACATAATTTTGGTGCTGAGCTTCTTCAGTTAAAGAATCCTAACAAGAAAGACATTCTTGCTTTATATGAGAAATGTGTTATCCAGAAGTCTTAA